The genomic DNA TGCCATTTATGTTGACTGACACTGGCTTGGATTTTTTTTGCATGAGTTCCTGAAATAAAAGGTGGTTCAATACTAAAATGGCTAATGCTGTGCCAGAAATATGACTAttgattcttttcatttcaatcTTACTAGTATATGCAGCCTTAGTTACAGAAGTTCAATTCCAATTTGTTTATGAATCTCCAGAGTTTCAAAGAAGCTCACTTCTACAAAAACCTGATTAAAATTGGGTTATTGAGTCAATGTCTTGGATTGCTGATCAGAGTTAGCATATGCCACCTGCTACTTGAGTAACTAGAAAGACTTGGGACACTTATCTTAGTGTATATGTTTGTATATCCATATTTGTGCCTGTTGTGCATTAAATAATGGATATTCCTTTATTTCACTAATGAAATTCTGCCAtcaatctaattattttttttttctaacaagcAGGACATTGTCTTTTGCATATGGAATATGACGTACATGATGAGCTCTTATCCTTCATGAGTTCTGGCATATATCGATTCAGTGGGTCAAATGTAGTCTTTGTTGATCCTGTTCGTGTGCTTAGTAATTCATACAGCCGGTTTAGGATTAATTCTGCTGGCTACTACTCTCGCTTCTTTGGAGTCCCCAGCAAAGGAAATGATGGCAATTCTGTAGATTCATCTAGTTCTATGAAGAATAAGAAGCGAAAGAGAAATTCTCAGAGTCTCAATGAGAGGGAGAAGTCTGCAGAGAATCGTCATCAAGTAGttcttctttgattgtatttttctttcattgataTTGATTAGGTTTAGGAGATGTAAATTTCCATTTAAATTTCCTCTTCGCAGAATGCCAGGCCATTCTTAGTGAGTGCATACGAGTCTTTTCAAAGAGCCACAGATCTTTTACATTTCCTCCCAAGCTTATTGAAGGAGGATGATTCCATGCCTGATAAGTGTGACACAGAACTGAATTTCATTGAGCTTGGTAGCCTTTGGCAAGCTCCTCTTTATGAGATATCCCTTAGTCTCCCCATGGAGAACATACCAGCTGAAGGAGGTCGGCATCACAAATAAACATTAAGAGAATTGAAATTTATAGTTAATCACAACTCTATTTTTGCAATTTATGCACTAAACGCTCGGAGTAAGTTTTTTTGTACAGGTTCTCAACCTAGCTGCTGTGAAGGGAGAGCAGTCCCAGTGTTTAATAACTTGATCAGGAATCAATCTAGTTATGACTTGGAGGCTGACTTTTTGAACAGACAGTATATACTCCCTGGAAAGTGCCGCTTCTTCATGGTATGAAGTTTTAAGTTatcatgaatttaaaaaaaaatcatgcatttTTTCTAGCAAGATGATCACACCTTATTATATATCAATTGCGTTCTTTAAAAGCTTTTATTTGATGCTTTCTACTCTCTGATTGGTTGTGCCAAAATTTTAGTCTGATGCATATaattatttgctttgtgtttatGGTTATAAATTCTTTTAAGGTGCCTTacatcttttttgtttttggctcTTTGGTTTAATGGTGTGATGATATGAAGTCTGACTTGAGAAGAGTTCATGACCTCATTCCTGGTAAATATGTAAATCAGACCCATCCTTATAACATTGTCAATATGCTATTAGGGATTAATTTATTCTATCCATTAGATAGTTTTTCTACATTTGAAATCTCATACAATTGAGCCACTTAATGTTGAAAAGTAGGCCGCTTCTAAATCAGTTTCTTTATTCAGCTCAACCTGATTATGGCTATAaccttatcatcattgatccgCCATGGGAGAATGGGAGCGTGTATCAGAAAGCAGTGTATGTTTGCTGATCTCTGAGTCTCTGACCTGGAACTTTATTGATATGTCATCGTTTACTGCCTTTTGTTTATGTTGAGCCCTGAGCTGTGAAGCAGGAGTCTATTGTCTGCTGGGTAGATGACTTTGAAGTTGGATGAGCGAGCTCATGTTTAAACTGTTGGTATAATGACTGACTTATGACAGGCAATTTCAGCTTTTTAACATGTCATTGAGTGATCTCAAAGAATGATAATTTGAGAAgacaaattattatttacacTTGAGAAGAGGAATGCTGACAATCTTGAGTTTCCTTTTCaatattgttgaatttttattgaataccAAAAATGTAttcatgttttctattttaaatttgttgatgaaatcagAAATCTGATTATTAACAAAGTTGTTGAAGTGTGTTGAATTGTATGAATGCTTGCACATGGAAGTGTTGTATCTCTTCAACGAATAGGGAAATCTGAACTTATTTGGTTTTTGTTCATAATGCATCTTGTGCTGAGTATGAGTTATATGATAGTAGACTCTTAAATTGCAGTAATTTTTGACAATTGCAGTTATCCTACGTTGCCTAATAGATACTTATTATACCTTCCGATCAAGCAACTGGCACATATAGATGGAGCCCTTGTGGTTTTATGGATCACTAACAGGGAGAAGTTGCGTGCATTTGTGGAGGATGAGCTCTTTCCTGCTTGGGGGGTGGCTGATATTTCAGAGTTTTTCTGGCTAAAGGTGGTGTGAAtacattcatttcttttattcGGCTTATGAGGAACATCCTTCTTAAGCTTAATATGCATTTCGCTGTTGTTCTGTATGTTGACTCTTTTATATGGCTTAAGTGTGTTTGGCTTCTGTTCTAAAATTGTTGGTAGGTAAAACCTGATGGCTCCTTGATTGGTGAACTGGATTTGTTTCATCATAGACCTTATGAATGCCTTCTTCTCGGTTACATCAATGCAAAGGTGACAACTGCAATCACTTTACTGCTTCCTTATTTTTTATGACATCATTTCTAATTCTGTATTCATTTGATTCTGATTTGTTGGTTTACAATTTAATGCAGaatgttaattctgaaaaaattccaaaaaataaagttattgtCAGTATTCCTGGTTCTCACTCAAGGAAGCCTCCATTGGGAAGTATCCAAATCAAAATTGCATGTTAAAGTTACAAGGATAAATCGTAACGCAAAATCTTTTTGCTCTCCAGACAATACTCGGGCGGACAGTCACACAGGGGGAGTGCACAATCCTAATTTCTTAATTAGTAGTCATCATTTTAAATGGTTTATATCAGAAGCCGACTGTTGTGATCTGAGACCTTTTCTATTGGAAAATCTAGTATGGCATAGCTGGTTAGTTTAAGAACATAGGTGCAACCTTGCATGCAATAGTTGATTAGGAGACTAACCAGTTCAGTTGCTGCTGTTTGTCTCTTGTTCCCATCATGCCTAGGTTCACAGTGAATTGCAAGTTTTACCTGGTGAGATCTAAtgctttgcatatatatatatatatatatataaattataattgaaaGAGAAATTTAGTAAGCTGGTGAGTGCTACCCCGCATTTATCTTAATTCTCCATCTATGCCTGTAATCAAACATTTAGGTTTCTATTTCCCTCCATTCACATGcttggattttcttttttcgATATCCGAGATTCTTGCAATTTATCCTTAACTATCACAGGGTTACTATCTGAATATGTTCCAGGCCCAAAGCCTGCAAGATGTATTGATCTATTTGCTAGAGAATTGGTGGCTGGCTGGACTTCTTGGGGTAATGAACCTCTCCACTTTCAAGATTCAAAGTACTTTTTGCAAAGAGGCAGTACAATCAGTGATACTGATGCATAATTCGATCTTATCACCATGTACGTGCCCTTGCTACTCCCTTTATTTTATATGAGCATCTTATGTGGAAAATTTACAGGAGAACCATTTGTTGACTCTTCTTATGCTTCTGATGTACCATAGAAATTATATTGTCCATCACTTGTTTTGAGTTTTGTATTTTGCTTGGTGTGGAGCACTTTGAGATGCATGAACATGGACAACCTGTCTAGTTGTCAGTCTGCATTGCTGCTATCATGTCTATTTTCTGAGTTTCTCACTGAAGATCATTGGAATTGCATGCAATCATGTGTTGTGATGCATTAGATCTTGTTGTGTTTATGTATCACAGGAAACAAGATGACCAGAATAAGTAAACCATGATCCCCACATTTTTCCTGTCTTCATCACCATTTATTGTTGAGATAGACAAATTAGAATTTGTGTCTCAGTTTCATGATCAAGCTTTTATATCATCTTTGTTAATAATGTGTATCATGCCTTTATTAGCAACATATCTTTAATGTCATAGACCTTGACTATGTTTTTTAAGAAAACCTCTTCTTTATAGAGCATTTATGATTTAAATTGGTTATAGAGCATTTCTGATTCAAATTGGTTTTCTCTTAACAATTTGATTGAAAGTTGTCTGCAGTGTTTAGTGCATCAGTCAAGTCAAAACAGTTCTAATTGTACCTAGGATTGGTTTATGTTGGTTACTATTTTGTTTAATAGGCAAATAATGTCTTATTCTCAGTTCTTATTTCAAAttaagttgttttattttatatcaaattaatttcattaCTCATATGGATTCATTTTAATgtactcttattattattgctattgcTATTGTTATTATCATTGAATAAAAATGTCAATTTCAGTAGTCGAGAACAACATTGACAACTTCACTGAAAACCTTAAACCTCTTCTGAATTAACATagagaattaaaatttttaattcaatttaaataaattattattattatttaattttgacaaAGTCAATTAGCGACAAAGCAAAGAACAAACGGGTACAGAAATGCATTAATTATGATTACTTGATTGACTTCATGAGAATAACTTCTTATCATGCAACCTTGGATAGTAGAACAAGAGATAATTTTCACACAGAACTCCCACAGagattatgaatataaatataatatgagagATTCAAACTCGAAACTTTTAAATCACAATCACGGTAACCCAAagtcctttattattattattattattaaacggGTGCTGGTTGCATGAGCAACATCAAAGAAGCTTCGCCAAGTACCAAACATTATAAACAAGGCAAAACCAACGTGCTACCCGTTGTTACACTAAAATTTAAGCCTGTGTCTGTCATCACCCAGCGTGCCATTCATGCATCATATTCCCACTAGGGATTATAATGTATAAATTCCATTTCAGTCACTTTGTTTGATCGTTGTCACATTAATTAAGTATGGGTTTCCAAATTATATTTTGTGGTTATTATTGATTCTATGGTTCTCTATGttactttctttctttgatgaggtcgactatgttttttttttaaaaaaaaaaaatgggttgaCCAACTAATAtggaatttactatttttttttaataagcaaCCAAAAAGTTTAACTTgttgatttgaaaattttaatattaaatttttaactaCAACAACTTGGGTTATTGATATCGGGCTCATTCGTAGAGTGGGTATAAATGCATTGCgatattgattttatatttgcGTATGTTTTTAAAAggtaatttgtttatattttatggaaaaaaacacaaaacacagAAAACTGATTTTCAAAATGtcgcctttttattttttttataaaaaccattATTTATTATCTATTATGAATTCAGTAAAAGAGGGATTTAATCTCTATTTTGTTCTCTTCTGAAATCATTCCTGGACAAGTGACCAAAATCATTCCTGGACATGTGACCAAAGAAAgtgaattattatttgttaattaaagttgatatatataaCCCTTTGTGAAGTTCTTTGCGGTGACACATGAGCCACGCTTGTAAACACTAACATTTGTGGACTGAAGAAGTGTACCTACAAAATGACTCACCAAAAATGGACGATATTACAAGATTAGTAAAGACATCTACACGTTTTATAGCTAGTTAGGTTACTTTCAAAAGTACATACAAACACCTCAGGGGCGTTCATTTTAGGAAAAATGAGGGAAGTGGTCTGACTTTCTCTATttttggtgttcatttgtgctgaagTGAGGGAAGTTCCTCTATTTCTGGTGTTTATTTGTGTTGAAGTGGGGAAAGTGCCACTTCTCCCACTTCCAACTAAAGTAGATTTTGAAGTAAAcccacttcagtattttttaactgaagtggggggaagtgagccaatctataaaaattaacttctttttatttttaaagtcttttttgaactcataaaaTTTCATCCAACACTTAAATCCTTTggttctattctcactttctgacaaatgaacagAAAAAtcctggaagtgatatcacttcccccacttcagagAAGTGGTACTTTCCTGACTTTTCCTCACTTACAGTGAAATGAACACCCCCTTAATAAACATTTGATCATGATCGGCAATCATAtacaactaataaaaaaaataaacaaataaacaactCACTAATCATAACAGAACATACTTACTACACAAATagtctatatttatataaaacgcAGGATGTGGATTAGACTATTAAACACTTGCAATATATTAGTGAGCTGTTGGCCTGACTTGCATCACTATTGCACCCTTCACTAGATGCGCATCAAAAATCACTTTGAGGGTATTTTtggaatttcatttttttaaagtttattttaaaataaggaCAATAAAAGACCTCCCTAAAATATCACAAGAATACGAACGAATTTCTCGCTTAAACATACCTTGATGTAGTTTGTTcacatccattaaaaaaaatttagaaaaatctttcaagttttttttaagtatctAGAGATAATatggtaatttaaaaaaataaataatatcacatATTGGGTCTACATCTCAAAAAATCAAACCGTTTATAACCCAAAAATATCTCTCATGTTGTCAAATATCAATATGTTCGATACACATGCCAAACGATACCTATTTTTTATAATCTCCAGATTTATGTAGTGGACAACAACTATAGGAGTAACCCCGCAAAAACCCGTATGAGTTGGCAACAATAAATAGAGagattattttgatgaaataaaagtatgtgggactaaaaagtaatttgCTCTTAAAGAAAGATTATTGTGCAGAAATAAAGATATTTGGggattaaaaagtaattttttactTAAACAGAGAGATTATttcatagaaataaaaatatccgGGGACTAATAAGTAATTTGATCTCAGATAAAGAGATTATTGTGTAGAAATAAAAGATATCCAgggagtaaaaaataatttacttttaaacAGAGAGATTATtgcatagaaataaataatatgttcTCGTTAATGGGGGTGCTTGTCGTCtatatgtcaaaaaaaaaataatatgttcttaaataaagattttttcgtaaaaataaaaacattcggAAGGCTAAAAGTAACTCGTTCTAAAACAAGGAGATTATTGTGTAAAAATAAAGGTATCTgggaactaaaaaataatttacttttaaacGGAGGGATTATTTTGTAGAAATAAAGGTAAATAGAGagattatttcataaaaataaaggattatttCTGTTTGGATAGATcagaattatggcataatctgtacaatatgtcataatttaatattttttgagaattatGTCATATTAGCTGTTTTGGTACttattttagaatataaaattatggcataatataggattatggtataaaaaaaatattccactcttagtgggatattttttttattgtaaaaagtctctctCTTGTGATCCAGCAACCAGCCACTAGTCTACCGGTGGCTCGGCCATCCTCCGGCGACCGGCCACCTAGGGctataaacgagccgagccgagccgagtgTCACCAGGCTCGAGCTCAGCTCGAATACATTATTcgaaggctcgagctcggctcgagcttaTTCGAGCCattttttttgtgctcgagctcggctcgctaAAAATCTCaagtagctcgagctcggctcgtttaagctcgagttaggataatatatgtataatgtaagcaatttaatatagttatataattatatatttttgtaattaatatataaataatttaatattatatatataagatcgtttaggctcgcgagccttaCGAGCTGAGTATATTTGGGCTCTAGCTCGGTTCGATAACGTAAACGagaagctcgagctcggctcggctcggctcgtgaaaaatcgaatcgaatTCGAGCATTGACCGAGTcgatctcgagtagctcacgagtagctttgctcatttacacccctacgCCCACCGGTCCGGCCGGCGGTCCAACCAGCTCTAGCGACCGGTCATCAGTCCACCGACGGTCCGATCACCGGTTCACCGGCCTCCAGTGACACGCCGACGATCCACCGGTGGTCTGGCAGGCTTCCGGCAACTGGTCACTGGTCCAACCACCGGTCCACCGGCCTCTGGTGACACGCCGGTGATCCACTGGTGGTCCGCCCGGGTGGCCTCCGGTGACACACCGGTGATCCACCGGTGCTCCGGCCGACCTCCGACAACCGGCCACAAGTCCACCGGTGGTCTAGTTGCCGACCGGTCCATCTtcgtaattatttttattttagtaaccaaacactcattctgtagGAATAGAATATactataatttctgtaataatcacttgcacttcttacataataaaattatgtcatatttttttattttgcaaccAAAATAATCTTATGATTCTTATCTTAAACAGAGAGATTACTGTGTAAAAATAAAGGTATCTGggaagtaaaaaataattttctcttaAATAAAGAGATTatcgaaaaaaaatataaaaggtaTTTAGGGACTAAAAACTAAGAGATTATTGAGTACAAATACAAGTGTTCAGAGATTAATTAGTAATCTATTCTTAAACATAGAGATTATCACGTAAAAATAAAGGCATAATgagactaaaaaataatttgctttTAATCAGAGAGATTATCGCATAGAAATAAAAGTACCTTTAATCAGAGATTATCACGTAACAATAAAGGTTCCTTTCAGACTAGACTATTTGgctgtaaaataaaaaaatatgacataattttattatgtaagaagtgtaaataattattacagaaattgtggtatattttatttttacagaatgaatgtttggttaacaaaattaaaaaaaaattacaaagactGGGCGATCGATGACCGGACCGCTGGTGGATGGGTGGCCAGCGGCCGGAGGCTGGCCGAACCACCGATGGATATCCAACATGTCATCAGAGGCTACCCAGACCGGTGGCTATTCACCGGAAGTCGGCCGGACCACCAAAGGACTGATGGCTGGTGACTAGATcaaaaaagagagattttttataataaaaaaaatattccactaacccttagtggaatgtttttttataccataatatttatattatgccataattttatactaaaaaataaatatctaaacagctaatatgacataattcttagaaaatgttaaattatgtaTACCATAATTTTGAGCTATCCACAAAAGACTCTAATAACTAATTTGCTTTGAAACAGAGACTTTATCGAGTATAATAAAGGGTATCATGAGACTGTAAAGTAATTTGCTCTTAAACAAGGAGATTATTACGTAAACATAAACGTATCGGGGgactaataattaatttgctCTTTTCAATTTGGTTCGATCACGTGGCCTACACCACGTTACCCACCTTTATAAACTAAGTCATTCCCACTATTTCTCATTCTCCCACCCGAGCTTGTCAACGAGTCATCGACAATGGCTTCTTCGCTCCCTTCTCCTTCCTTGCTCCTCTCCACCGCTCGCCGGAAACCATCCTCCATCGCCGCCTCCACCGCCGTCCCTCAGACCAAGGACACGATGCGTATCCCACCGGAATTCGACTTCAAGGGCTACATGCTCACCAAGGCGGCCACCGTCAATCGCGCTCTCGACCTCGCCGTCCCACTCGCCGATCCTCGCCGGATTCACGAGGCCATGCGCTACTCCCTTCTCGCCGGCGGGAAGCGCGTCCGCCCCATTCTTTGCGTCGCCTCTTGCGAGCTCGTTGGCGGCTCTGAAGCTTTCGCGATCCCCCCTGCCCTTGCTGTCGAGATGATCCACACGATGTCGCTTATCCACGACGATCTCCCTtgcatggatgatgatgatctcCGGCGAGGAAAACCAACTTGCCACCGTGTTTTCGGTGAGGCCATCGCCGTCCTCGCTGGTGACGCGCTGCTTTCCCTTGCTTTTCATATCCtttccaaccctaattcctacCCCTCCAGTCCATCTCCTCCCTCTTCCCTCATCGTTCGGTCCATCTCTGAGCTTGCTTTTTGCGTTGGATCAGAGGGTTTGGTCGCCGGCCAGGTCGTTGACATTGAATCAACCGGAGTTTCAGAATCCGTCCCCATCGACCGACTCGAGTACATTCACCTCCACAAGACGGCAGTTCTCCTGGAGGCTTCTGTCGTCCTCGGAGCCATTATCGGTGGTGGTTCTGATTCTCAGGTTGAGAAGCTCCGGCGATATGCAAGGTGCATTGGGCTCTTGTTTCAAGTTGTGGATGATATCTTAGACGTCACCAAATCTTCTCAAGAGCTTGGGAAAACTGCAGGGAAGGACTTGGTGAGTGATAAGACTACCTATCCAAAACTTATTGGATTAGAGAAATCCCGGGAATTCGCTGAGGAGTTGAATCATGAAGCAAAGCAGCAGCTTGAGGAGTTTGATTCTGAAAAGGCTGCCCCTTTGGTGCATTTGGCTAATTACATTGCATACAGACAGAAGTAGGATGCATTTGAGAagtagatgatgatgatgatgatttatggAAAGAATATACAAGGTGAATATCTtgctcttgtttttgtttgaattaatattgttgttgttgttgtccttgttgttgttgttgttgttgttgttgttgttgttgttgttgttgttctggtccttgttgttgttgtccttGAGACGTTTGACATTTACATGCTAAGCATCTGTCAATAAATCTGTACACAAAATTTGGATTAATGGACATATGCTTGTTGTTGTTCTGGTCCTTGTTGTTGCTGTCCTTGAGACGTTTGACATTTACATGCTAAGCATCTGTCAATAAATCTGTACACAAAATTTGGATTAATGGACATATGCTTGCATTTGACTTAATCTCCAACTGCTATGAGAATGTTATGGTTCAATTTTCTTGTCATTGATTTGCTCAAGTTCTTTAATGTTTTGCTTTGTCTCACTTGGTAAAATACTTGAGTCTTATATTGAATGTTTCctgtattttagtatttgatAGAATATGTTAGTCTTGTTTTACATTTCTCTGTTTGTTGCTCGAATTAATGCCTGTGTTGGCATTTACATGTAAAGCATGTGTTGATGAATTTGTGCATGACATTTAAATTAATGTTCATAGGCTTTTgccattattttatttgaaggaGCTTGGTAGGTGAGTGATGCCAATATTCAATTGCTCTGAGAATGCTATGCAatatctttcatatttttcatttgctggagttctttaattttttctttgtatCAATCAAGGCTAAAATATGTTAGctttatgttttgattgttacCAGCGAGATTTTAGACATATAACCAGatcaaaattttacttttaaagaTTTGATAGGAAACTGTCATACTTTTGCTCTGAATGTTGCAGGGGATTGTTGTGCGGATCATCTTTTAATTGCATGTTGTCATGgagtttgttgtttttcttgaaTGGAGAAGATGCTTTCAAAATTTCTTCATACTAATGCATTTAGGGAATTATAAACAAACATTTGTATTATTCTGGATGATATAGTGTATTCTTTTTTGATTATTTCTTGGAATTCAGTAAGAATGAGTTAATGATGAAAGCTCAACCTCAAAGTTGTTTCTAGTCACATCTTTTTTGCAATTATTCCAGTCGGACATTATGTTACGCAAGTTTGGTTTCAATTGTCTCATAATATTTGTACTCTAATTTTAGAATGAAAGAAATGTCAGCCAAAGTTCCATCTTGGAATTCCTTCCCCATTAATCAAACAGAGTGAGAGGGTCTCTGTTACAATTCAAAAATTCTGTTTCCATTTTGACATGAACCTAACCTTATAAATTCATTCAAACAACAGGTATTTCAGTCTTATTGACATGGTTTAAACTTCAAATCGAGATTTATTATACGTGGCATTGAAAAAGGTAAATG from Dioscorea cayenensis subsp. rotundata cultivar TDr96_F1 unplaced genomic scaffold, TDr96_F1_v2_PseudoChromosome.rev07_lg8_w22 25.fasta BLBR01001216.1, whole genome shotgun sequence includes the following:
- the LOC120255848 gene encoding methyltransferase-like protein 2 isoform X4; translated protein: MEYDVHDELLSFMSSGIYRFSGSNVVFVDPVRVLSNSYSRFRINSAGYYSRFFGVPSKGNDGNSVDSSSSMKNKKRKRNSQSLNEREKSAENRHQNARPFLVSAYESFQRATDLLHFLPSLLKEDDSMPDKCDTELNFIELGSLWQAPLYEISLSLPMENIPAEGGSQPSCCEGRAVPVFNNLIRNQSSYDLEADFLNRQYILPGKCRFFMQLAHIDGALVVLWITNREKLRAFVEDELFPAWGVADISEFFWLKVKPDGSLIGELDLFHHRPYECLLLGYINAKNVNSEKIPKNKVIVSIPGSHSRKPPLGRLLSEYVPGPKPARCIDLFARELVAGWTSWGNEPLHFQDSKYFLQRGSTISDTDA
- the LOC120255848 gene encoding methyltransferase-like protein 2 isoform X1 gives rise to the protein MEYDVHDELLSFMSSGIYRFSGSNVVFVDPVRVLSNSYSRFRINSAGYYSRFFGVPSKGNDGNSVDSSSSMKNKKRKRNSQSLNEREKSAENRHQNARPFLVSAYESFQRATDLLHFLPSLLKEDDSMPDKCDTELNFIELGSLWQAPLYEISLSLPMENIPAEGGSQPSCCEGRAVPVFNNLIRNQSSYDLEADFLNRQYILPGKCRFFMSDLRRVHDLIPAQPDYGYNLIIIDPPWENGSVYQKAVYPTLPNRYLLYLPIKQLAHIDGALVVLWITNREKLRAFVEDELFPAWGVADISEFFWLKVKPDGSLIGELDLFHHRPYECLLLGYINAKNVNSEKIPKNKVIVSIPGSHSRKPPLGRLLSEYVPGPKPARCIDLFARELVAGWTSWGNEPLHFQDSKYFLQRGSTISDTDA
- the LOC120255848 gene encoding methyltransferase-like protein 2 isoform X2, which codes for MEYDVHDELLSFMSSGIYRFSGSNVVFVDPVRVLSNSYSRFRINSAGYYSRFFGVPSKGNDGNSVDSSSSMKNKKRKRNSQSLNEREKSAENRHQNARPFLVSAYESFQRATDLLHFLPSLLKEDDSMPDKCDTELNFIELGSLWQAPLYEISLSLPMENIPAEGGSQPSCCEGRAVPVFNNLIRNQSSYDLEADFLNRQYILPGKCRFFMSDLRRVHDLIPAQPDYGYNLIIIDPPWENGSVYQKAVYPTLPNRYLLYLPIKQLAHIDGALVVLWITNREKLRAFVEDELFPAWGVADISEFFWLKVKPDGSLIGELDLFHHRPYECLLLGYINAKGYYLNMFQAQSLQDVLIYLLENWWLAGLLGVMNLSTFKIQSTFCKEAVQSVILMHNSILSPCTCPCYSLYFI
- the LOC120255854 gene encoding heterodimeric geranylgeranyl pyrophosphate synthase large subunit 1, chloroplastic-like; amino-acid sequence: MASSLPSPSLLLSTARRKPSSIAASTAVPQTKDTMRIPPEFDFKGYMLTKAATVNRALDLAVPLADPRRIHEAMRYSLLAGGKRVRPILCVASCELVGGSEAFAIPPALAVEMIHTMSLIHDDLPCMDDDDLRRGKPTCHRVFGEAIAVLAGDALLSLAFHILSNPNSYPSSPSPPSSLIVRSISELAFCVGSEGLVAGQVVDIESTGVSESVPIDRLEYIHLHKTAVLLEASVVLGAIIGGGSDSQVEKLRRYARCIGLLFQVVDDILDVTKSSQELGKTAGKDLVSDKTTYPKLIGLEKSREFAEELNHEAKQQLEEFDSEKAAPLVHLANYIAYRQK
- the LOC120255848 gene encoding methyltransferase-like protein 2 isoform X3 — encoded protein: MEYDVHDELLSFMSSGIYRFSGSNVVFVDPVRVLSNSYSRFRINSAGYYSRFFGVPSKGNDGNSVDSSSSMKNKKRKRNSQSLNEREKSAENRHQNARPFLVSAYESFQRATDLLHFLPSLLKEDDSMPDKCDTELNFIELGSLWQAPLYEISLSLPMENIPAEGGSQPSCCEGRAVPVFNNLIRNQSSYDLEADFLNRQYILPGKCRFFMSDLRRVHDLIPAQPDYGYNLIIIDPPWENGSVYQKAVYPTLPNRYLLYLPIKQLAHIDGALVVLWITNREKLRAFVEDELFPAWGVADISEFFWLKVKPDGSLIGELDLFHHRPYECLLLGYINAKAQSLQDVLIYLLENWWLAGLLGVMNLSTFKIQSTFCKEAVQSVILMHNSILSPCTCPCYSLYFI